One part of the Thalassospira sp. ER-Se-21-Dark genome encodes these proteins:
- a CDS encoding TspO/MBR family protein, translating into MTNSEQETMSAGRIHHPNHRTRVFALIAFMVLCLIISAFGGAVTATSVNDWYAALSKPFFRPPNWVFGPVWTVIYFMIAFSGWRAWLKVGIANAKGAFGLYAGQLTLNLAWSFLFFGAQSPLLGLIDIVMLLGLIIANMVAFWKIDRLAGMLLVPYALWVAFATLLNAAIWQLN; encoded by the coding sequence ATGACCAACAGCGAACAGGAAACGATGAGTGCAGGGCGTATTCATCACCCCAACCATCGCACCCGTGTCTTTGCCTTGATTGCGTTTATGGTGTTGTGTCTGATCATATCGGCATTTGGCGGGGCGGTGACAGCCACCAGCGTCAATGACTGGTATGCGGCACTGAGCAAGCCGTTCTTCCGCCCGCCCAACTGGGTTTTCGGCCCGGTATGGACCGTCATTTATTTCATGATCGCCTTTAGCGGCTGGCGCGCCTGGCTCAAGGTGGGTATCGCCAACGCCAAAGGCGCGTTTGGCCTTTATGCAGGTCAGTTGACGCTTAACCTTGCATGGTCGTTTTTGTTCTTTGGCGCGCAGTCGCCACTATTGGGCCTGATCGATATCGTAATGCTGCTTGGCCTGATCATCGCCAACATGGTTGCGTTCTGGAAGATTGACCGTCTGGCCGGGATGCTGTTGGTGCCCTATGCCCTTTGGGTGGCATTCGCCACCCTGCTCAATGCCGCGATCTGGCAGCTTAATTAA
- a CDS encoding DUF3750 domain-containing protein — MRKGKTLFLGLLAVLVLPFGISLAEDPPGEKAKERYTWRNAPRHSSGVAPDAVANRDQAIVMVMAAETFGWRAYFAVHPWIIYKRAGETRYTRYDVVGWGSGNVVRQNYAIPDGLWYGSEPELLAAHRGEAAEKLIPEIEAAIKSYPFPREYRSYPGPNSNTFIAHIGREVPGLNLDMPANAIGKDYRPITNPVGLSSSGQGVQANLLGVLGMSLGLEEGIELNLLGLNFGIDFNRPALRLPSIGRLGMDSVAQTNEAAKPKSDRAATEAATDVAAEPSS; from the coding sequence TTGCGTAAAGGCAAAACCCTGTTTCTTGGTCTTTTGGCCGTTCTTGTCCTGCCATTTGGCATCAGCCTGGCAGAAGACCCACCGGGTGAAAAAGCCAAGGAACGCTATACATGGCGCAACGCGCCGCGCCATTCTTCGGGTGTGGCGCCTGATGCGGTCGCCAACCGGGATCAGGCGATTGTCATGGTGATGGCGGCCGAAACATTTGGCTGGCGCGCCTATTTCGCGGTTCATCCATGGATCATCTATAAGCGTGCGGGTGAAACCCGATACACCCGCTATGACGTGGTGGGGTGGGGCAGTGGCAATGTCGTTCGCCAGAATTACGCGATCCCGGATGGTCTTTGGTATGGCTCGGAACCGGAACTTCTGGCGGCTCATCGGGGCGAGGCAGCAGAAAAGCTGATCCCCGAGATCGAAGCGGCGATCAAATCCTATCCGTTCCCGCGCGAATATCGCAGTTATCCGGGCCCGAACAGCAACACCTTCATCGCTCATATCGGCCGTGAAGTGCCGGGGCTGAACCTTGATATGCCGGCCAACGCAATCGGCAAGGATTATCGCCCGATCACCAATCCGGTTGGGCTTTCTTCCAGCGGACAGGGCGTGCAGGCCAACTTGCTGGGCGTTCTTGGTATGTCGCTTGGTCTGGAAGAGGGGATCGAGCTTAACCTGCTGGGTCTGAACTTCGGGATTGATTTCAACCGTCCGGCACTGCGTTTGCCATCCATCGGTCGCTTGGGCATGGATAGCGTTGCGCAGACAAATGAAGCTGCGAAGCCCAAGAGTGATCGTGCGGCCACCGAAGCCGCAACTGATGTCGCCGCAGAACCAAGCAGTTAA
- a CDS encoding helix-turn-helix domain-containing protein: protein MIDRQGHPFSASDRDEDTESPFTDLVPVAAQTMMDRFDHPLSQQAWVMNDPARRDRCYAVLLQSGRAEVGLRHGTISCTAPALVWLPLGETQRFSVGPGSDGYLLSVAEDLVARHCGDGSSVAGGLAQNGLPLRFAADTVHNVTPQESSGNLVLLERSFEAIRSELMGNALGASLVVGAHLQIILTMVLRLAEGVTAQRNQHGPGSITFQRFLQVLELHFREHWNVADYAKALGVSERRLGSAVLRATGKPPLTIIHERVLREACMRLEQSPLGVAQIAYGLGFRDPAYFSRFFKRYMGEAPGGYRRLRRAHERVRDDTFAAWP from the coding sequence ATGATTGATCGACAAGGTCATCCGTTTTCGGCCTCTGATCGGGACGAAGATACCGAAAGCCCGTTTACGGATCTTGTCCCTGTCGCAGCACAGACAATGATGGATCGTTTTGATCACCCGTTGTCGCAACAGGCCTGGGTGATGAACGATCCGGCGCGGCGAGATCGCTGTTATGCAGTGTTGCTGCAAAGTGGCCGGGCCGAGGTTGGCTTGAGGCATGGCACGATCAGTTGCACGGCCCCCGCCCTTGTCTGGTTGCCGCTCGGTGAAACGCAGCGCTTCAGCGTTGGCCCCGGCAGTGACGGTTATTTGCTGTCCGTTGCCGAGGATCTGGTGGCCCGCCATTGCGGCGATGGCAGTTCAGTGGCAGGTGGTCTCGCCCAGAATGGCTTGCCCTTGCGCTTTGCCGCAGACACCGTTCATAACGTTACCCCGCAAGAGAGCAGTGGCAATCTGGTATTGCTTGAACGCAGCTTTGAAGCCATCCGGTCTGAGCTGATGGGAAATGCGCTTGGTGCCAGTCTTGTGGTTGGCGCGCATTTACAGATCATTCTGACCATGGTTCTGCGTCTGGCGGAAGGTGTCACGGCACAACGTAACCAGCACGGTCCGGGCTCGATCACCTTTCAGCGATTTTTGCAGGTGCTGGAGCTGCATTTTCGTGAACACTGGAATGTTGCTGATTATGCAAAGGCCCTTGGTGTTAGTGAACGCAGATTGGGGTCTGCGGTGTTGCGCGCAACCGGCAAGCCGCCCTTAACGATTATCCATGAACGTGTCCTGCGCGAGGCCTGCATGCGTTTGGAACAATCCCCGCTTGGTGTGGCGCAGATCGCCTATGGTTTGGGTTTTCGCGATCCGGCTTATTTCAGCCGGTTTTTCAAACGTTATATGGGCGAGGCACCCGGTGGCTATCGTCGGTTGCGGCGCGCGCACGAGCGTGTGCGTGATGATACTTTTGCGGCCTGGCCATAG
- a CDS encoding aldehyde dehydrogenase: MNQTQLLINNQDVSASNNRTFERKNPVTGEVATVAAAANAADARKAADAAAAAFPEWSKMGPGGRRKILLKAADIMEAKGDQFGQLVLDETGSTRMWGGFNAHLAANMLREAGGMTTQIQGDLIPSDTPGLMAMGIRQPVGVVLGIAPWNAPVILGTRAIAMPLACGNTVILKASELCPALHRLIGDCLVEAGAPEGVVNVVTNAPEDAPEIVETLIAHPAVRRINFTGSTRVGRIIAKLAAEHLKPVLLELGGKAPFLVLDDADLDEAVNGAAFGAYMNQGQICMSTERLIVDNAVADDFVAKLAAKAKTLTAGDPAKAENILGGVVSVEAVNRIEELVEDAVSKGAKLVAGSGKAKDGVLMDATLLDHVTPAMKIYSEESFGPVCVVIRAGNEDEAVRIANDSEYGLSSAVFSTDIPRAMEVAKRIESGICHINSPTVQDEAQMPFGGVKSSGYGRFGSQASIDEFTEMRWITIQSGKRHYPF; this comes from the coding sequence ATGAATCAGACCCAACTTTTGATCAACAATCAGGATGTAAGTGCGTCAAACAACCGCACTTTTGAACGCAAAAACCCGGTCACCGGCGAAGTTGCAACCGTGGCGGCGGCCGCCAATGCCGCCGATGCCCGCAAGGCGGCTGATGCGGCAGCCGCGGCCTTCCCGGAATGGTCGAAAATGGGTCCGGGTGGACGGCGCAAGATCCTGCTTAAGGCCGCCGACATCATGGAAGCCAAGGGCGATCAGTTCGGCCAGCTGGTCCTTGATGAAACCGGCAGTACGCGCATGTGGGGTGGATTTAACGCCCATCTTGCCGCCAATATGCTGCGCGAAGCCGGTGGCATGACAACGCAAATTCAGGGTGATCTCATCCCGTCTGACACGCCGGGCCTGATGGCCATGGGCATTCGGCAGCCTGTTGGTGTGGTTCTGGGCATTGCGCCCTGGAACGCCCCGGTGATCCTTGGCACGCGTGCGATTGCCATGCCGCTTGCCTGTGGGAATACCGTCATCCTCAAGGCGTCCGAACTTTGCCCGGCCCTGCATCGCCTGATCGGTGATTGCCTGGTTGAAGCTGGTGCCCCTGAAGGCGTGGTTAACGTTGTGACCAACGCGCCTGAAGATGCCCCGGAAATCGTTGAAACCCTGATTGCCCATCCGGCCGTGCGCCGTATCAACTTTACCGGCTCGACCCGCGTTGGCCGCATCATTGCCAAGCTTGCGGCGGAACACCTTAAGCCGGTTCTGCTTGAACTGGGCGGCAAGGCACCGTTCCTTGTTCTGGATGACGCCGACCTTGATGAAGCGGTCAATGGTGCAGCCTTTGGGGCCTATATGAACCAGGGCCAGATTTGCATGTCGACCGAACGCCTGATCGTCGATAATGCCGTTGCCGATGACTTTGTTGCCAAACTGGCCGCCAAGGCCAAAACCCTGACCGCTGGCGATCCGGCCAAGGCCGAAAACATCCTTGGCGGTGTTGTCAGTGTCGAGGCGGTCAATCGCATCGAGGAACTGGTTGAAGACGCGGTTTCCAAGGGTGCGAAACTGGTTGCCGGTTCTGGCAAGGCCAAGGACGGCGTGTTGATGGACGCGACCTTGCTTGACCATGTGACCCCGGCCATGAAGATCTATTCAGAGGAAAGCTTTGGTCCGGTTTGTGTCGTTATTCGCGCTGGCAACGAAGACGAGGCCGTGCGTATCGCCAATGACAGCGAATATGGCCTGTCTTCTGCGGTCTTCTCGACCGACATTCCGCGCGCGATGGAAGTTGCCAAACGCATTGAAAGCGGCATCTGCCACATCAACAGCCCGACCGTTCAGGACGAGGCACAGATGCCGTTTGGCGGTGTGAAATCATCGGGTTATGGCCGTTTCGGATCCCAGGCATCGATTGATGAATTCACCGAAATGCGCTGGATCACGATCCAGAGTGGCAAGCGCCATTACCCGTTCTAA
- a CDS encoding YaiI/YqxD family protein, protein MNENTETTRPRLFVDADACPVKAECERVAERHRIEMIMVSNGGIRPSRNPLIKIVIVPPEPDAADDWIAENARARDVIVTNDIPLASRGIEIGARVLKANGQEFTEANIGNALAGREIAAHMREVTGEQGRNASFTQKDRSKFSSALEVLVQAVLRG, encoded by the coding sequence ATGAACGAAAATACTGAAACCACCCGTCCACGTTTGTTTGTTGATGCCGACGCCTGCCCGGTGAAGGCAGAATGCGAACGTGTCGCCGAACGCCACCGGATCGAGATGATCATGGTATCAAACGGCGGCATTCGCCCGTCACGCAATCCATTGATCAAAATCGTCATTGTCCCGCCGGAACCCGATGCCGCCGATGACTGGATTGCGGAAAACGCGCGCGCCCGTGACGTCATCGTTACCAATGATATTCCGCTGGCATCGCGGGGGATTGAAATCGGTGCCCGGGTTCTCAAAGCCAACGGTCAGGAATTTACCGAGGCCAATATTGGCAATGCCTTAGCGGGCCGTGAAATTGCCGCCCACATGCGCGAAGTCACCGGCGAGCAGGGGCGCAATGCTTCGTTCACCCAGAAAGACCGATCAAAGTTTTCAAGCGCGTTGGAAGTTCTGGTGCAGGCCGTTCTGCGCGGCTGA
- a CDS encoding MFS transporter: MQGDGAGDGASDVGAGEKAGLSPIMAVLDRYPFLVLGLLLVGAFASSSAAPLAGLYVVEGLGQAPWKLSLVAIVQVCVTLIVNRTFGRAIDRAVPVKFLLVTSILCFGIGMTLLGLFQIYWVYLGIASVLLGIGSGALSVMYSFGRLFAEQTGRDVVKFNGFLRIQTSLGWMVGPAASLSFYGVYGFAPTYYAIAGLAAIWCVTCLVIVPGAFKTHHPNSLKTGQKVPFNFGLLSACVPVFFIGAANVVFVSAMPLYFSTELGLVASSAGLALTVKCFVEVVVIYFCATLIKRVGERKGMLIAALLGAVFFGLIYHATTLVDVLALAAIDGLYYGIFAGISMTFVQNFAPDQPGVATSYYVSTLFVGGLIGNLLTGVVASAFDFQTTVLMACAFAFVGAVVLAVMRDAKHSATVGQDS, encoded by the coding sequence ATGCAGGGTGATGGGGCAGGTGACGGGGCAAGTGATGTTGGGGCTGGCGAAAAAGCCGGGCTGTCGCCAATCATGGCGGTTCTCGATCGCTATCCGTTTCTTGTGCTTGGCTTGCTGCTTGTTGGGGCTTTTGCCTCGTCGAGTGCAGCACCCTTGGCCGGGCTTTATGTTGTCGAAGGTTTGGGGCAAGCCCCCTGGAAGCTTAGCCTGGTGGCGATTGTGCAGGTGTGTGTGACCCTGATTGTGAACCGCACATTTGGCCGCGCGATTGATCGGGCTGTGCCCGTCAAGTTCCTGCTGGTGACCAGTATTCTGTGCTTTGGTATTGGCATGACCCTGCTGGGTCTGTTTCAGATCTACTGGGTTTATCTTGGCATTGCATCGGTCCTGCTTGGTATCGGGTCCGGTGCGCTTTCGGTGATGTATTCGTTCGGGCGCCTGTTTGCCGAACAGACCGGACGTGATGTCGTCAAGTTCAATGGTTTCCTGCGCATCCAGACATCGCTTGGCTGGATGGTCGGGCCGGCGGCGTCCTTGTCATTTTATGGCGTCTATGGTTTTGCACCGACCTATTACGCAATTGCCGGACTGGCCGCGATCTGGTGTGTAACCTGTTTGGTGATTGTGCCGGGCGCATTTAAAACCCATCACCCCAACAGTCTGAAAACCGGGCAGAAAGTCCCCTTTAACTTTGGCCTGTTGTCGGCCTGTGTGCCGGTATTTTTCATCGGGGCGGCCAATGTAGTGTTTGTTTCGGCCATGCCGCTTTATTTCTCGACCGAGTTGGGGCTGGTGGCGTCTTCGGCGGGTTTAGCCTTGACGGTTAAATGCTTTGTCGAAGTGGTGGTGATTTATTTCTGCGCAACGCTGATCAAACGGGTGGGCGAGCGTAAGGGCATGTTGATCGCAGCCCTTCTGGGGGCGGTGTTCTTTGGCCTGATCTATCACGCCACAACACTTGTCGATGTGCTGGCACTCGCCGCGATTGATGGGCTTTATTACGGCATCTTTGCCGGGATCAGCATGACATTCGTTCAAAACTTCGCCCCCGATCAGCCCGGTGTTGCGACCAGTTACTATGTCAGCACGCTGTTTGTCGGTGGTTTGATCGGCAATCTTTTGACCGGGGTGGTGGCCAGTGCCTTTGATTTTCAGACAACCGTTTTGATGGCCTGCGCGTTTGCCTTTGTCGGGGCGGTGGTTTTGGCGGTCATGCGCGATGCAAAGCATTCTGCGACGGTCGGGCAGGATTCATGA
- a CDS encoding cold-shock protein, translating to MATGTVKWFNATKGFGFIQPDEGGNDVFLHISAVERAGMGHPQEGDKINYELRTDSRSGRVSADDLTAA from the coding sequence ATGGCAACTGGTACCGTTAAATGGTTCAACGCAACTAAAGGTTTTGGTTTCATTCAGCCGGACGAAGGCGGAAATGACGTATTCCTGCACATCAGCGCCGTTGAACGCGCTGGCATGGGCCACCCGCAGGAAGGCGACAAAATCAACTACGAACTGCGCACCGACTCACGTTCGGGCCGCGTTTCGGCAGATGATCTGACCGCTGCCTAA